One window of Acropora palmata chromosome 1, jaAcrPala1.3, whole genome shotgun sequence genomic DNA carries:
- the LOC141873488 gene encoding protein FAM81A-like, translating into MEKPHSREGTSLPVLVSNNMDERLSRMENLEDRLAIQEKTTRALVGKALTAKEDAIESLSIAQMSWQGEKRARTLLQEHIRTITTVVKRLSKEIEVLQSEIRSKQSQFEGQSTAVKNLELHHVAGVTDLRGRAARCDSAIQRLVTDLRSHHEIMNDFKQKQELAIKDIRHQINEQDKSISKLLLRMDKCVMEQENTLRRLKGDADQRVEQLDSKTKSVVEDIRGNISSNRLWAESEYFKIAQDVQTRLERFEGLMVERQDKLERRVDHYLAKVERILEEDKSKYYNIWEVRLKEVESEQAKLMHQAMAKMTDEYRHGFNSVHESISSLQRVLQAKLKLQEDDLRKAINNVLRMVVLV; encoded by the coding sequence ATGGAGAAACCACACTCCAGAGAGGGAACAAGCCTTCCTGTTTTAGTTTCCAACAATATGGACGAGAGATTAAGCAGAATGGAAAATTTAGAAGATCGTTTGGCGATTCAGGAGAAAACTACCAGAGCACTAGTGGGCAAGGCGCTCACTGCCAAGGAAGACGCTATTGAAAGCCTCAGCATTGCCCAAATGAGCTGGCAAGGCGAGAAGAGAGCACGAACCTTGTTACAGGAACATATCCGAACGATAACAACTGTTGTTAAAAGATTAAGCAAGGAAATTGAAGTTTTACAGAGCGAAATTCGATCCAAACAAAGCCAATTTGAAGGACAAAGCACAGCTGTTAAAAACTTAGAACTTCATCACGTTGCCGGAGTTACGGATTTACGGGGCCGTGCGGCGAGGTGCGACTCAGCTATCCAGAGACTTGTTACAGATCTTAGGAGTCACCACGAGATCATGAACGatttcaaacaaaagcaaGAGCTTGCAATAAAAGATATTCGCCACCAAATAAATGAACAAGACAAGAGCATTTCCAAGTTGTTACTAAGAATGGATAAATGTGTCATGGAGCAGGAAAATACCCTTCGAAGACTGAAGGGGGACGCAGACCAGCGGGTTGAACAACTAGATTCAAAGACTAAATCAGTAGTTGAAGATATTCGAGGTAATATTTCGTCCAACCGTCTTTGGGCTGAATCAGAGTATTTTAAAATAGCCCAGGACGTTCAAACTCGGCTAGAAAGGTTTGAGGGTCTCATGGTGGAACGACAAGACAAGCTTGAACGAAGGGTGGATCATTACCTGGCCAAAGTCGAAAGGATACTCGAGGAGGATAAAAGCAAGTATTATAACATTTGGGAGGTCAGATTAAAGGAGGTGGAATCCGAACAAGCCAAACTTATGCATCAAGCAATGGCAAAAATGACGGATGAGTATAGACATGGCTTCAATAGTGTACATGAAAGTATTTCCAGCCTTCAAAGAGTCCTTCAGGCAAAACTGAAGTTACAGGAAGATGACTTACGGAAAGCAATAAATAACGTTTTAAGAATGGTTGTACTTGTTTAA